Proteins encoded within one genomic window of Polypterus senegalus isolate Bchr_013 chromosome 6, ASM1683550v1, whole genome shotgun sequence:
- the LOC120530706 gene encoding microtubule-associated protein 2-like isoform X9 produces the protein MFRQIEVEETIEVPSAADEQEEPASAALVQQEPRRRGEEAENEPSAAVEHLKQAELIREAQARPGPRAEAASDECVRAETPDGRSGEAGEGTSPQEDVKMDMQSQHGGGTEQTSPVTTSQKDIEKSTSAPPVQPTLEVKPSAGPEKESSAEDSPIADAAVTSLKEAPSVISPATDKPEVTAPSECPVSVQEKDYDEGAMKIKVTEGAAEQPLVGLKETSQTTDKPFAPSSCESNSLELQTSEVQSEKKTSEKTDVLAMGESDVLHEAQPGAPDPAPKAEDAVLSFSKAADEGLSFSTRVDKSKDGQEAELKCKEMLSGEATILDTAEIPQEEESMLWTSDQKMKSAEHSEGVTDPKCSSSSTEKEDEDLIQPTPASSKEDVKEDSHVEKLKECTEGAMEAPLPKLGPADKELSGTDVHQSLYEKSEPFSSLDMHLETFEKDKSGMSAYFETSAMKEEDEDDEDDLKADIIPGEGYYELSHARQSSRPPWVNDDLPVECTVSPELHPSKDTLSEQQLSYSTLSHSQELEPEEEMAAIQEELKALPVIEKKKDDGRLTVGKLSLEQRSYSLNIPIASLESLNQSGGHGRPKTFSPLASDILSFTSGSLDEPSEYLPVTTPAVEKQPVFPPLILEDQSSSLTAAEAASEMQPSPQAPESPESPLQMKDFYKNGTVMAPDLPEMLDLAGTRSRLTSESTDSELVRRKSVPADVPALVGDTLAQMGLIDISQKTARSVSQLEEIGYCVFNEYTGPMPSPADVHSPMDSPPQIFTTPVLEEVRQDADKCLTVQDEEAVKEDHQQVPITEEDRELLPGQTEEKLETKVKDDLEEAPCDVKGRQPTAENEGMGGSVEKEQEKEPFAVKSDSEASIQVQTSPQVEEQAVPVPEVVEKDTAQDGISPAASVPPLTMKTDSEEKGAMGPDAENIEAQLDPATKAETGTEVISEEQEVTGDTAGTSAEAQDVQEIKDKMKEKPDLVHQEAYEEADAEDAYQLMGILGSNKDETQAPSVIKSVSTEREDSKAKEPKLSTEEIPAEQEAAEKELPTVLEQEAEAAPAAINAALQSQEAAEHLFKEKDELEDEKDSIEVGEEPEEVIEEAHEPLHVEESPESQNLETRGIIESVVTVEDDFITVVQTIDEGIESCHSVRFSTSAEPEQLHETPGDMNVQPDEEEEEEEEEEEQEEEEQQQQLPIRSAEETSVVPSTPEKEQEQLTECRTETYDDYRDETTIDDSILDTDSAWVDTQDDDRSIMTETIEPIPKMESPEIRRPSVEKHPKDKAVSRGKGRVSTPERKAARKEPSLVPRDDTKKKKAVFKKAELTKKSDTQTRSPSRKIILKPAVRYPRPAQHHPSAKRKPTAVAHVEGRQPLSVVQQPKDKITDGTTKSPEKRSSLPRPSSILTTRRGPPADRDESSTSMTSSGSTAPRRPTSIRSEGRAEQRMSRTPGMAGTEHIRSRSARSGTSTPVTPGSTAITPGTPPSYSCRTPGTPGTPSYSRTPRTPGTPKSMSLVPQEKKVAIIRTPPKSPATPKQLRVINQPLPDLKNVKSKIGSIDNIKYQPKGGQVYIQSKKIDLSHVTSKCGSLSNIRHKPGGGNIRIESVKLDFKDKAHAKVGSLDNAHHTPGGGHIQIESHKLSFRESAKARVDHGAEIVTQSPGLSGAASPHRLSNVSSSGSINLLESPQLATLAEDVTAALAKQGL, from the exons TAGAAGAGACTATAGAGGTACCTTCAGCAGCAGACGAGCAAGAGGAGCCGGCATCAGCAGCTCTTGTTCAGCAAGAGCCACGGAGGAGAGGGGAGGAGGCTGAGAATGAGCCTAGTGCTGCCGTTGAGCACTTAAAGCAGGCAGAGCTAATAAGGGAGGCACAGGCTCGGCCCGGCCCGCGGGCAGAGGCAGCTAGTGACGAGTGTGTGCGAGCAGAGACGCCCGACGGGAGAAGCGGCGAGGCAGGGGAGGGTACATCCCCTCAGGAAG ACGTGAAGATGGATATGCAGAGCCAACATGGGGGAGGCACTGAGCAGACCTCTCCTGTGACCACAAGTCAAAAGGATATTGAAAAAAGTACGTCAGCTCCCCCAGTGCAACCAACACTGGAGGTTAAGCCCTCTGCAGGTCCTGAGAAGGAAAGCAGTGCGGAAGACTCTCCGATTGCAGATGCCGCAGTTACTTCACTAAAAGAAGCCCCATCAGTCATCAGTCCTGCCACAGACAAACCAGAGGTGACTGCTCCCAGTGAATGCCCAGTAAGCGTTCAAGAGAAAGATTATGACGAGGGAGCAATGAAAATCAAAGTTACTGAGGGTGCAGCTGAGCAACCGCTTGTTGGTCTCAAGGAAACTTCCCAAACCACAGATAAGCCATTCGCACCAAGTTCTTGTGAGTCTAACAGTCTCGAGCTACAAACGTCTGAAGTGCAGAGTGAGAAGAAGACATCTGAAAAGACTGATGTATTAGCCATGGGGGAGTCAGACGTTTTGCACGAAGCTCAACCAGGAGCACCCGATCCAGCTCCAAAAGCTGAAGATGCCGTACTTTCATTCTCCAAAGCAGCCGATGAAGGTTTGTCTTTCAGCACTCGTGTGGACAAAAGCAAGGACGGACAAGAAGCCGAATTGAAATGCAAGGAAATGTTGTCAGGAGAAGCAACAATTCTAGACACAGCAGAAATTCCCCAAGAAGAGGAGAGCATGCTATGGACTTCTGATCAAAAAATGAAGTCAGCAGAGCACAGCGAGGGGGTGACTGATCCCAAGTGTTCGTCATCCTCTACTGAGAAGGAAGATGAGGATTTAATACAGCCTACCCCAGCATCAAGTAAAGAGGATGTTAAAGAAGATAGTCACGTTGAAAAGCTAAAGGAATGTACAGAGGGAGCGATGGAGGCTCCCTTGCCAAAGCTCGGGCCCGCTGATAAAGAGTTATCTGGAACTGACGTTCATCAATCACTCTATGAGAAAAGTGAGCCATTCAGCAGCTTAGACATGCATCTAGAAACCTTTGAGAAAGACAAGTCAGGGATGTCTGCATATTTTGAGACTTCTGCcatgaaagaagaagacgaagatgaCGAAGACGACTTAAAGGCAGATATCATTCCAGGAGAGGGGTATTATGAATTAAGCCATGCAAGGCAGAGCTCAAGGCCACCTTGGGTTAACGATGACCTTCCCGTCGAGTGCACAGTGAGCCCAGAGCTGCATCCGTCCAAGGACACCCTCTCAGAACAACAGCTCAGCTACAGCACATTAAGCCACAGCCAAGAACTGGAACCAGAAGAGGAAATGGCAGCCATTcaagaggagctgaaagctcTGCCAGTGATTGAGAAGAAGAAGGACGATGGCCGTTTGACTGTTGGCAAGTTGTCTCTTGAGCAGCGTAGTTACTCCCTCAACATACCCATAGCCTCACTAGAATCTCTAAACCAAAGCGGAGGTCATGGGCGACCGAAAACCTTTTCACCGCTGGCCTCTGATATTCTGTCTTTCACTAGTGGGAGTTTAGATGAACCGAGTGAGTACCTCCCAGTGACCACTCCGGCAGTGGAAAAGCAGCCGGTCTTCCCCCCTTTGATTCTGGAAGACCAGTCATCAAGCTTAACTGCAGCAGAAGCTGCTTCAGAGATGCAGCCAAGTCCCCAGGCACCAGAGTCACCTGAGTCACCCTTGCAGATGAAAGACTTTTATAAAAACGGCACAGTAATGGCGCCTGATCTGCCAGAAATGCTGGATTTGGCAGGTACAAGGTCAAGGCTGACATCTGAAAGCACGGATTCGGAGCTGGTGCGAAGAAAATCGGTCCCGGCTGATGTCCCAGCGCTTGTAGGAGATACCTTGGCTCAGATGGGCTTAATAGACATCAGTCAAAAGACAGCCAGAAGTGTGAGTCAGCTGGAAGAGATTGGCTACTGTGTCTTCAATGAGTATACCGGCCCCATGCCTTCACCTGCTGATGTCCACAGTCCAATGGATTCACCCCCCCAGATCTTTACTACCCCCGTTTTGGAAGAGGTTAGGCAAGACGCTGACAAATGTCTGACAGTGCAGGATGAGGAGGCTGTGAAGGAAGACCACCAACAAGTACCAATTACTGAAGAAGACAGAGAATTGTTACCTGGTCAGACTGAAGAAAAAttggagacaaaagtgaaagatgaCTTGGAGGAAGCCCCTTGTGATGTCAAGGGCAGGCAGCCTACAGCCGAAAACGAAGGCATGGGTGGCAGTGTtgaaaaagaacaggaaaagGAACCTTTTGCGGTAAAGTCTGACTCCGAAGCCTCTATCCAGGTGCAAACATCCCCACAGGTGGAGGAGCAAGCAGTACCAGTTCCAGAAGTTGTAGAGAAAGACACTGCGCAGGATGGCATTTCACCAGCTGCCTCAGTACCTCCACTGACAATGAAAACTGACTCAGAGGAGAAAGGAGCAATGGGCCCGGATGCAGAAAACATTGAGGCACAGTTAGATCCTGCCACTAAAGCGGAAACTGGCACAGAGGTCATATCGGAAGAACAAGAAGTAACTGGTGACACAGCAGGAACCTCTGCCGAAGCCCAAGACGTACAAGaaattaaagataaaatgaaAGAGAAGCCAGATTTGGTGCATCAAGAAGCGTATGAAGAAGCAGATGCTGAAGATGCCTACCAACTTATGGGCATTCTCGGCTCAAATAAGGACGAGACTCAAGCCCCCTCAGTTATAAAGTCCGTGTCAACTGAAAGAGAAGACAGTAAGGCAAAGGAGCCAAAACTATCAACTGAAGAAATACCTGCAGAGCAAGAAGCAGCTGAAAAAGAGTTGCCCACCGTGTTGGAGCAGGAAGCAGAAGCTGCTCCGGCGGCCATTAATGCAGCCTTACAAAGTCAAGAAGCAGCAGAGCATCTTTTCAAGGAGAAGGACGAGTTGGAGGATGAAAAAGACTCCATAGAAGTTGGCGAAGAGCCTGAAGAAGTAATCGAGGAAGCACATGAACCTCTCCATGTTGAGGAAAGCCCTGAGTCACAGAATCTGGAAACAAGGGGCATTATTGAATCGGTTGTTACTGTAGAAGACGATTTCATTACCGTTGTCCAGACTATTGATGAGGGCATTGAGTCTTGCCACAGTGTTCGGTTCTCTACATCAGCTGAGCCAGAACAACTGCATGAGACTCCTGGAGATATGAATGTTCAGCCagatgaggaagaggaagaggaggaagaagaagaagaacaagaagaagaagaacaacaacagcaattACCCATTAGAAGTGCCGAAGAAACCTCAGTGGTCCCTTCCACCCCAGAAAAGGAACAAGAGCAACTAACTGAATGCAGGACAGAAACGTATGATGACTACAGAGATGAGACTACCATAGACGATTCCATCTTGGATACTGACAGTGCCTGGGTGGACACTCAAG ATGACGACAGGAGCATCATGACTGAAACGATCGAACCCATTCCCAAAATGGAGAGCCCTGAAATTAGGAGGCCCTCCGTGGAAAAGCACCCTAAGGACAAGGCAGTGAGTAGGGGGAAGGGCCGAGTGTCCACTCCTGAAAGGAAAGCAGCCAGGAAGGAGCCGAGTTTGGTCCCAAGGGAtgacacaaagaagaaaaaag CAGTGTTTAAGAAGGCTGAACTTACTAAAAAATCAGACACTCAGACCCGGTCTCCATCTcggaaaatcattttaaaaccagCGGTCAGATACCCTAGGCCAGCTCAGCACCACCCATCTGCTAAGCGGAAACCGACAG CTGTGGCTCATGTTGAAGGTCGGCAGCCCCTCAGTGTTGTACAGCAGCCCAAGGACAAGATCACT gaTGGCACCACAAAGAGCCCAGAGAAACGGTCATCTCTTCCAAGACCATCCTCCATTCTCACGACACGACGTGGCCCGCCAGCAGACCGCGATGAGAGCTCCACTTCAATGACCAGCTCAGGGTCCACTGCACCCAGACGTCCAACTT CAATCCGATCTGAAGGAAGAGCTGAGCAAAGGATGAGTCGAACCCCTGGCATGGCAG GGACAGAGCACATTCGCTCCAGGTCAGCGAGGAGTGGCACCTCGACACCAGTGACACCGGGCTCAACGGCAATTACACCTGGCACTCCACCCAGCTACTCTTGCCGTACCCCTGGAACTCCTGGCACGCCAAGCTATTCTCGTACCCCTCGCACACCAGGCACTCCTAAGTCTATGAGTCTGGTGCCACAGGAGAAGAAGGTGGCTATCATTCGCACCCCACCAAAGTCCCCAGCAACCCCAAAGCAACTGCGTGTCATCAATCAGCCTCTGCCTGACTTAAAGAATGTCAAATCCAAGATTGGCTCCATAGACAACATCAAATACCAGCCAAAAGGAGGTCAG